The following proteins are co-located in the Engraulis encrasicolus isolate BLACKSEA-1 chromosome 2, IST_EnEncr_1.0, whole genome shotgun sequence genome:
- the ubfd1 gene encoding ubiquitin domain-containing protein UBFD1 has protein sequence MLYTIIMAAQDGSEGVVMAAEVSLKDSEVCCENDGKGDAAGTEQTSQTDGENSSASAPNVSNGDDDESDEGKEMVDVKIIWNKNKYDLKIPLDGTGAKLKEKIHTLTGLPPAMQKVMYKGLLPEDKTLREIKVTNGAKIMVVGSTINDVLAVNTPKEVVQQEVKAEENKKEPLCRQKQHRKVLDKGKPEDIMPSVKGVKERLPTVPLAGMYNKSGGKVRLTFKLEQDQLWIGTKERTEKVPMGSIKNVVTEPIEGHEDYHMMAFQLGPTEASQYWVYWVPAQFVDAIKDTVLGKWQYF, from the exons ATGTTGTACACAATCATCATGGCGGCCCAGGATG GAAGTGAAGGTGTAGTCATGGCAGCAGAAGTCAGTCTCAAGGACTCAGAAGTTTGCTGTGAGAATGACGGCAAAGGGGACGCCGCAGGGACTGAGCAGACATCTCAGACAGATGGGGAAAACTCTTCAGCGTCGGCCCCTAATGTTAGTAACGGAGACGACGACGAGTCCGACGAAGGGAAAGAAATGGTAGATGTGAAAATTATATGGAACAAGAACAAATATGATCTTAAAATCCCTTTGGATGGAACCGGAGCCAAACTCAAAGAGAAGATTCATACTTTAACTG GTCTTCCACCTGCTATGCagaaagtgatgtacaagggacTGCTACCCGAAGACAAGACACTACGTGAAATCAAAGTAACGAATGGGGCGAAAATAATGGTCGTTGGCTCAACAATAAACGACGTTCTAGCAGTAAACACGCCAAAAGAAGTTGTTCAACAAGAAGTGAAGGCTGAAGAGAATAAAAAGGAGCCTTTATGTCGACAAAAA CAACATAGAAAAGTATTGGACAAAGGCAAACCTGAAGATATTATGCCATCTGTTAAAGGCGTTAAG GAGCGCTTACCAACGGTGCCTTTAGCCGGGATGTACAACAAGTCCGGAGGCAAAGTGCGGCTCACATTCAAGCTGGAGCAGGATCAGCTCTGGATCGGAACGAAGG AGCGAACAGAGAAAGTTCCCATGGGTTCTATCAAAAATGTGGTGACTGAACCAATCGAAGGCCATGAGGACTATCACATGATG gCATTTCAACTGGGTCCGACGGAAGCCTCTCAATATTGGGTGTACTGGGTGCCTGCACAATTCGTGGATGCAATCAAAGACACGGTCCTCGGgaagtggcagtatttttaa